From the Panthera leo isolate Ple1 chromosome C1, P.leo_Ple1_pat1.1, whole genome shotgun sequence genome, one window contains:
- the RAB17 gene encoding ras-related protein Rab-17 has translation MAQAGGVPCPGAALGQPRVFKLVLLGSSSVGKSSLALRYVKNDFKSILPTVGCAFFTKELESGAVAVKLEIWDTAGQEKYHSVCRLYFRGASGAILVYDITRRDSFCKAQQWLQDLEREAPPGEVVVMLVGNKTDVGEQREVTFQEGKEFAESKKLLFMETSAKLNHQVTEVFSTIARELLQKEDRKKAQPQRGDAGLALKGAPAGQARCCAH, from the exons ATGGCGCAGGCGGGAGGTGTCCCCTGCCCCGGGgctgccctgggccagccccGCGTGTTCAAGCTGGTCCTTTTGGGAAGTAGCTCTGTGGGCAAGTCCAGCTTGGCTCTCCGGTACGTGAAGAATGACTTCAAGAGCATCCTGCCCACCGTGGGAT GCGCGTTCTTCACGAAGGAGCTGGAGTCGGGCGCCGTGGCTGTGAAGCTGGAGATCTGGGACACGGCCGGCCAGGAGAAGTACCACAGCGTCTGCCGCTTGTACTTCAGGGGTGCCAGTGGGGCCATCTTGGTGTACGACATCACCAGGAGG GATTCCTTCTGCAAAGCCCAGCAGTGGCTGCAGGACCTCGAGAGGGAGGCGCCCCCGGGGGAGGTCGTGGTGATGCTGGTTGGCAACAAGACGGACGTCGGCGAGCAGCGGGAGGTGACGTTCCAG GAAGGGAAAGAGTTTGCGGAGAGCAAGAAGTTGCTGTTCATGGAGACCTCGGCcaaactgaaccaccaggtgacTGAGGTCTTTAGCACCATAG CCCGAGAGCTGCTgcagaaagaagacaggaagaaggcCCAGCCGCAGAGGggagatgcagggctggctctGAAGGGGGCACCTGCCGGGCAGGCCAGATGCTGTGCCCACTAA